In Paenibacillus dendritiformis, the DNA window CGACAGCCAACGGCTTGATGTCGAAGGCGCGCGGCTGCAAGGAGGCCCCCTCCAGCGCATCGCGGTACCGGATCATCTCCGCCCCCGGCACCGCCGCCAGCAGGACGTTGCTCCGCGCCCCCGGTTGCCCTTGCGCCGGTTCACGGTGCAGCGCTCCGCGCACCCTGCGGCCTACCCGTCTCCATAGCCCGTGTTCCTCCCGCTCCATCACCCTCCCGGCTGCCGCTTCGTCCTGGGCGTCATGGCGGAGCGGAGGCGTGCTCGCCGCTTCCTCTTCATCCGCCGTCCCGCCCGGCTCTGCCGCATACATGACGAAGTCGTAAATCGGATCGGAAAAAGGCAGCCGGGTCCGCAATTGAAGCTCCATGTCCAGCATTTTGCGGAGCTCGGCCCGCTCGGCGGAAGGGAGCTGATAATGGCGGATCAGCACGATAGAGCTCGGAATCCCGAAATACACCTCTCGGGATTGGAACCCGGCCTGCCGCCATAAATCGGCGACGGCGGCGGTCAGCAGCCCGGGCTGCACGACCCGCCCTTCCTCCACGATGCCCGGCCCAAGCGGAACCCGCTCCGCCTGGGTCA includes these proteins:
- the pilM gene encoding type IV pilus biogenesis protein PilM; this encodes MKLRRNHSRKVGLEINDTWLQAAEVIEQPEGIEVTQAERVPLGPGIVEEGRVVQPGLLTAAVADLWRQAGFQSREVYFGIPSSIVLIRHYQLPSAERAELRKMLDMELQLRTRLPFSDPIYDFVMYAAEPGGTADEEEAASTPPLRHDAQDEAAAGRVMEREEHGLWRRVGRRVRGALHREPAQGQPGARSNVLLAAVPGAEMIRYRDALEGASLQPRAFDIKPLAVDRLLPLISLAEEACTYVTASIHARHTDIFLFHRGQLRLTRSVSIKSDSISRKRGEDSSRGGAWPTEKGWETLCEELALELERLVDFYRYSSPQDSEPIQFVFLCGDIDGLGHICPVLERMLQMPTFILEAADGLATSLEAPLYPFAVPISLACGGGGRA